Genomic window (Chryseobacterium sp. H1D6B):
CTAATTTTTTAATAAGCCCGACATGATCAATGATATCATGTTTAACAGATGATGAGAACAGGTCCAGAATAATCAGTCCGTCAAAATCAGTAAGATCCGCCTCTGTATCCACTAATTCCGCAATAGCACCATATTTTTCAAGCTCATTTTTGATGTCCAGCGATTGTTTGTTATCGTTTTGAGTGACTGCAAAACGTTTCCCTTCTAGTATTTCTGTATTTTGGATTAAAGAAATAGCAGCCGGAGTTAAATCAAAGCGAAGTCTTGACAACGGAGTTTGTAATGGTTCTGTAGTATCTGGAATATCATTATTATTGATTTCATTAATCCACGAAGCCAATCCGTTCAAGGTTTTTATAGCGGCCAATTTTTCCATGAGATCGTCAGCCTGATCCATGTCTCCTCCAAAGCCAATCTTGGTTTTAAGATCTCCGATAATTTCCATACGTTTAATGGAGTCAATGCTGAGGTCTGCTTCTAAATCCAGATCCAATCCCAGCATCTCTTTTGGATATCCTGTTTTTTCACTTACAATATCCAGAATTGCTTTTTGAAGTTCTTCAAGGGAAAATGCAGTTTGACTGGTTGGTTTTGAGGTTATTATTTCTGCAGTTCCATTTTTCTCAGAAACAGCTGTTATACCTGTGTATTCCGTAAGCCAGACAACCAACCCATTTAAGGTTTTTATCGATGCTAATTTTTCCATGACCAGATCTTCGTTAGCATGATCGACAGCGAAGGCACCAAGCTCACTGCGGAGTGTTCCTATGATTTCAACCCTTTTGATAGAATCGATACTGAGGTCAGCTTCCAGATCCATTTCCATCCCTAACATTTCATGTGGATATCCTGTTTTATCGCTTACAATCTGCAGTAACAGGGACTTAATATCTTTTGACGGAACTTGTTTTATTTGAATAGCAGCAGGTTTTTCAACACCATTGCTTTGTGGAACAGAGATCATGGATGAATGACCATTTGAGTGAGCCGGCACTGATGAAACATAAACAGGTGCAGGATTTATCTGAGGATTCTGTCCCAAAAAGGAAAGCATCACATCCCGCTGTGCCTGTATCAATAGCTTCATACTGTTTAAATATTCCTGTAACATACGTTCAGCGGGAAGTTGATTTTCTTCAGCCACTGGTATTTGAGAATTCGTAAGATTTTTCATTCGAATAGGAGTTAATATAGGTAATGCACCATTGGCCGGCAGCGTGCCCGTAATTGGATGTGCAGCTTGTCCGTTAACACGCCAAATGGCAGGATTTTTTTTATAAAGATCAGGCTGGTCAATATGAATAAATTTAGCGTTACGTCCTTCAAAAAGCTTGTCAATGCTAAAATTACGGCCTGTTCCCAGATACTGTGCCAGCATACAAAGGAGATGACTAATTTTATTACGGCCGCTGTCTTCAACGTACAGCGTCAACTGGTCTTTCTCTAAGCAGGATTTTGTTAATCCGGTAAGTATTTTTCCCGGCCCTACTTCGATGAATATTCTTGCCCCGTCGGCATACATCGCCTGAATTTGTTCCACAAATCTAACAGGCTGTACCAAGTGGTCAGTTAATCGTTCTTTTATTTCCGATGCTTCGGCTGGGTATTGCGCTGCAGTGGTATTCGACCAGACAGGAATTCTCATTTTCTGGAAAGGCACATCTTTTAACACCGTATCATATAAGCCTTTTGATTTAGCAACTAATGGACTGTGAAACGCACAAGCAACTTCTAATTTTTTTGCAGAAATACCCTTCTGTTTAAGGATCTCCATTAATTTATTGATAGCCGCTGTACTTCCTGCAGCCACACATTGAGATGGAGCATTGTAATTGACCGGATAGCAGCCTTCTGCCTGCTCAAGAATGGGCTGTAAATCTTCTTCTGCTGCACTTACGGCTGCCATCGCACCCGCATCTCCCCCTTCTACCGAATCCAAAATAGCATAAGCACGCTGCATACTCAAATCAACTAATTTCTCTTCTTCAAATACTCCTGCAAAACATAAAGCAGGCAGTTCACCATAGCTGTGGCCTGCCAGCATATCTGGAATGATACCCAGCGACTCCAGAAATTTCGCTAATGCAAGATCAATAATTCCCAGAATAGGCTGTGCTAAACGTGTATCTTTAATGGTCTCTTTTTGCTTTTTTAATGCATCAGCATCAAAGACGGCTGAAGGAAAAACTATTTTCTCAAGTTCCGGATAACCTTCTATAAGCCTTCGCATGGCAGGAAAAACCACAAATAGATCTCGTGCCATATTGATTCGCTGGCTGCCTTGTCCAGGGAACAAAAAGGCTAGTTTACCAGTTTGTTTATTTACAATAAAAGTGTCTTTGTTTTCAATGCCGGATAAAGCCAATTCGATGTTCATCATCAAATGTTCGGCTGTATCAGCAACAATGCTCAGCTGGATCGGTTTTTCTGAGCCGATTGTTAAACTGTAGGCAATATCTTTCAAGGAAATTCCATCGTTTATTTCTAATAAAGACTTAACCTGGTTCATTTGGTTTTTAGCCTCTTCATAAGTATCACCACGGAATACAAACAGTTCTGACGGCCAGGACTGCAGTGTAGCAGAGCTGTCTTTTTTTGGATGATTAGCAATGACTGTATGAAAATTAGTTCCGCCGAAACCAAAAGCACTGATTCCGGCATACCGGTTTTTCTCACCCCACAGACCGCTTTCTGCATAAAAAGCAAAAGGACTGGTTTGTGCATTATAATAAGCATTAGGCTGCTGGAGATGAAGAGTTGGAGGTTTTACACCATGGTACACCGCTAAAGAAGCTTTGATTAATCCAGCCAGTCCTGCAGCACATTTGGTATGTCCGATCTGAGTTTTTACAGAGCCTAAATGAGTCTGGCCCGGCAATGCACCAGAACGGCTAAATAAATTAGTGAGTGCACTAAGTTCTGTTTTATCACCAACTACGGTTCCTGTACCGTGAGCTTCAACCAATCCAACAGATGCAGGACTAATACCTGCTTGTGCGTATGCGCGTTCCAAAGCACGTACTTGGCCTACTTTCCGAGGGGCAGTAAGTCCTAAAGCTTTACCGTCACTCGATCCTCCGACTCCTTTGATAACCGAATAAATACGGTCACCGTCACGTACAGCATCCTCGTATCTTTTTAAGACAAGAATTGCAACACCTTCACCAAGAGCAATACCGTCGGCATCACTGTCGAATGTCGCACATCTTCCTTTTCGGGAAAGCGCATGTGTACTGGAAAACATAAGATAATCATTGATCCCGTTATGCAGATCCGCGCCGCCAGCGAGAACCATATCTGATTTCCCTAATATAAGTTCTTGGCACGCCAGCTCAAGGGCTGCTAAAGAGGAAGCACAAGCCGCATCTACGGTAAAGTTCCTTCCGCCAAGATCTAATCGGTTTGTAATCCTGCCCGCGATAACATTAGCTAAGATACCAGGGAATGAATCTTCTGTGGTATACGGGAATGTCTCTTTCACCTCCTCATGAAGTTCTCCAAAAACTTGTTTATAGAATCCTCTAAAACTATAACTATTGGCTAAATCGTTACCGCCTTCAGCACCGATAATCACAGAAATATTTTCTCTGTTGATATTCTTCTCACCATAGCCGGCATTTTCCATGGCCCGTTTGGCGACTAACAAAGTTAATAACTGTGTGGGCTCAATAGCAGCAAGAGACTGCGGAGGAATTCCGAATTCAAGCGGATCAAAATCAATTTTCGGAATAAAGCCGCCCCACTTGGAATGAGACACGTCTGGTCCTTCTGAGTCTGGATGATAATAAACATCCTTGTTCCATCGTTCATCAGGAACTTCTGTGACACTATCTTTTCCCAGAATGATATTGCGCCAATATTCCTCTAAATTTTTGGCGCCCGGGAAAATACATTCCATCCCGACGATCGCTACGTCCAGTGGTTTTTCAGTTGACACCGGCTCTTCCGGCAGTGCAGCCTGTTGAATATATTTATAATTGTCAATACCTACATCCTCATGAAGTGTCTCAAGGGAGATCACGCGGTCATGCATAGTTGCAATCTGCCCGATCATGTACATCCCAAGCTCCAGCTGTTCACTTTTAGGGATACTGACAAGTTTATCGCCTTTACGATCTACCCCCTTGGCAGCAATCCGCAGACGGCCTACGTTTAACTTTTCGAGTTCTTCCCAGACTTGTTTTTTATCCATTCCATCTGCTAGAAGTTTTGTCTTCTCGGTAGTAAAATGTCTGGCAAATACTGTATTTAAGCAGCGTGTCTCATGACCAGGCGCAGTCTCCAATAAGACTGTATCTTTTGCCTGCATAGCCTGTACTTGAAATTCCTCTTGAATCGCTCCAGTAAGAACCGCTTCCTGAGTGTAGAGGTATGCAGTCCCCATTAATACCCCAACTTTCACCCCTCTGGCAGCTAAAGGAGCAGCCATAATGGAAACAAAAGCTGTTGAAAACGCATTGTGAATACCTCCTGCAAAGAATACACTGATATTTTCAGGATGATCTTCTTTTAAGATCCGCTCAATCTGCTTCTCCCATAGAACCATACTTGAAAGCGGTCCTACATGACCGCCACATTCACGTCCTTCAAATATGAAGTTCTTAGCTCCTTCTTTTAAGAAAATATCCAATAATGCAGGAGAAGGAACATACAGGAAAGTTGTTATTCCTGCTTTTTCGAATACCTTAGCCTGTGCCGGTCTTCCTCCGGCAATCAGAACTACAGGAGGTTTAGCTTCTAGTATATAAGAGGTTTGTTCTTCTCTCAATGCCTGAGGTGCAAATCCCAGTATTCCTATTCCCCATGTTTTTTCGCCGGCCAGCTTTTTAGTTTCCATCACCAAAGCTTTAGCCTGTTCCCCTTTCAGTAAAGAAAGAGCAACAAAAGGCAGCGCTCCTGCTTCTGCTACAGCATTGGCAAATAACGGAACATCACTGACACGGGTCATTGGTCCTTGTGCAATGGGATAACGCAAACCAAGATCTTTGGCCAGTATATTATCCTGATCAATAACCTGAAGAGCTTTTGCTTGTTTTAGATGTCCATACATCGCTTCCTTGAATCCAAAAATCATTTTTTTTAAACTTTTGAAATCTTCATATAGATCTACTGCCAGCGAAATATCTTGTCCCATGGGAATATAACTTCTCGCAGGATCAAGATCCGTAAAATGCTGTATAAGATCTTCAGCGTCGGCATTTTCTGGTAAAGCGGGTGAGTTTGGCCTCACTAATACACGGTGATCAGCTATAATTTTGGTTTCGGTTCCGTTTAATTTTGAGCACAGAGCTTTTATATCCTGAGGAACAGAACTCTCCGGAAACAAAGCAAGCTGGCTGTCCAGTATAACACCGGCTGCTCCCAATGCTTTTACAGCGGCGGCGGTATGGAGCCCTATTCCGCCTTGTACCCATACTGGGATGGTATGAATTTCTTTGATAACGCGTTGAAACAATACAAACGTTGATTCATAGCCCACTAGGCCTCCCGCCTCATTTCCTTTTATAATGATACCTTCCGCTCCTAATTGTTCGGCTTGTCTAGCTTCCTCTAAACTGGTTATTTGATAAATAATAGGAAGATTCAAAACCGCATTGATTGAAACACCAGACGGAAGTATAGCAAATCTTACTTTTTCTGGAATTTGAAGCGGTATTAGTTTGTCATTGGGAAAGCAGACACCATACGAAGGTATATCTGTCTGGTCAAGTTGGTTGAGTGCCTCCTGAGCGGCCGGGGACTCATGGCCTAAATTCAGCACTGGAAACGCACCCGCCTGATGTAGTTTAAGCATAAGGCTGGCGTCCGGCTTTTCAAAAGGCGTTACTCCAATAATAGTTAAGTTTTTCATGGCATTTATGATATTGAAATGATAATAAAGATTTCATAACAAAATGCTAAACCTTTCGGCATAAAGCATGATTGTCTGTTATGATGGATAAAAGTAATAAATTTATGTGATATTTTCAATAATAAATATAATTTAGTAATAATTTTTTAACAATAAATTATTATGGTGAAAATTATACTAAATTTTTAAGATTATGTTTTAATTCTTAGGAATAGAACGGAA
Coding sequences:
- a CDS encoding type I polyketide synthase, producing the protein MKNLTIIGVTPFEKPDASLMLKLHQAGAFPVLNLGHESPAAQEALNQLDQTDIPSYGVCFPNDKLIPLQIPEKVRFAILPSGVSINAVLNLPIIYQITSLEEARQAEQLGAEGIIIKGNEAGGLVGYESTFVLFQRVIKEIHTIPVWVQGGIGLHTAAAVKALGAAGVILDSQLALFPESSVPQDIKALCSKLNGTETKIIADHRVLVRPNSPALPENADAEDLIQHFTDLDPARSYIPMGQDISLAVDLYEDFKSLKKMIFGFKEAMYGHLKQAKALQVIDQDNILAKDLGLRYPIAQGPMTRVSDVPLFANAVAEAGALPFVALSLLKGEQAKALVMETKKLAGEKTWGIGILGFAPQALREEQTSYILEAKPPVVLIAGGRPAQAKVFEKAGITTFLYVPSPALLDIFLKEGAKNFIFEGRECGGHVGPLSSMVLWEKQIERILKEDHPENISVFFAGGIHNAFSTAFVSIMAAPLAARGVKVGVLMGTAYLYTQEAVLTGAIQEEFQVQAMQAKDTVLLETAPGHETRCLNTVFARHFTTEKTKLLADGMDKKQVWEELEKLNVGRLRIAAKGVDRKGDKLVSIPKSEQLELGMYMIGQIATMHDRVISLETLHEDVGIDNYKYIQQAALPEEPVSTEKPLDVAIVGMECIFPGAKNLEEYWRNIILGKDSVTEVPDERWNKDVYYHPDSEGPDVSHSKWGGFIPKIDFDPLEFGIPPQSLAAIEPTQLLTLLVAKRAMENAGYGEKNINRENISVIIGAEGGNDLANSYSFRGFYKQVFGELHEEVKETFPYTTEDSFPGILANVIAGRITNRLDLGGRNFTVDAACASSLAALELACQELILGKSDMVLAGGADLHNGINDYLMFSSTHALSRKGRCATFDSDADGIALGEGVAILVLKRYEDAVRDGDRIYSVIKGVGGSSDGKALGLTAPRKVGQVRALERAYAQAGISPASVGLVEAHGTGTVVGDKTELSALTNLFSRSGALPGQTHLGSVKTQIGHTKCAAGLAGLIKASLAVYHGVKPPTLHLQQPNAYYNAQTSPFAFYAESGLWGEKNRYAGISAFGFGGTNFHTVIANHPKKDSSATLQSWPSELFVFRGDTYEEAKNQMNQVKSLLEINDGISLKDIAYSLTIGSEKPIQLSIVADTAEHLMMNIELALSGIENKDTFIVNKQTGKLAFLFPGQGSQRINMARDLFVVFPAMRRLIEGYPELEKIVFPSAVFDADALKKQKETIKDTRLAQPILGIIDLALAKFLESLGIIPDMLAGHSYGELPALCFAGVFEEEKLVDLSMQRAYAILDSVEGGDAGAMAAVSAAEEDLQPILEQAEGCYPVNYNAPSQCVAAGSTAAINKLMEILKQKGISAKKLEVACAFHSPLVAKSKGLYDTVLKDVPFQKMRIPVWSNTTAAQYPAEASEIKERLTDHLVQPVRFVEQIQAMYADGARIFIEVGPGKILTGLTKSCLEKDQLTLYVEDSGRNKISHLLCMLAQYLGTGRNFSIDKLFEGRNAKFIHIDQPDLYKKNPAIWRVNGQAAHPITGTLPANGALPILTPIRMKNLTNSQIPVAEENQLPAERMLQEYLNSMKLLIQAQRDVMLSFLGQNPQINPAPVYVSSVPAHSNGHSSMISVPQSNGVEKPAAIQIKQVPSKDIKSLLLQIVSDKTGYPHEMLGMEMDLEADLSIDSIKRVEIIGTLRSELGAFAVDHANEDLVMEKLASIKTLNGLVVWLTEYTGITAVSEKNGTAEIITSKPTSQTAFSLEELQKAILDIVSEKTGYPKEMLGLDLDLEADLSIDSIKRMEIIGDLKTKIGFGGDMDQADDLMEKLAAIKTLNGLASWINEINNNDIPDTTEPLQTPLSRLRFDLTPAAISLIQNTEILEGKRFAVTQNDNKQSLDIKNELEKYGAIAELVDTEADLTDFDGLIILDLFSSSVKHDIIDHVGLIKKLDLDKAKWVYLISDIPAHLQELTDARVLRHYQGYSGLFKSLAREFEQITCRMISLGTSQEIDHIAEIALKEIFTTDKAVEVTYKQNQRYKADIIPSPLSTSLEEAHIKLEEQSVVLVLGGAQGITSELSKHMSEAYPCTYILVGRSADPRDETADLKELEAMKTKEEIRAYLIKTGKFTSPSEIEKETIRIYKNNQILRTIRDMEQLGSTVVYESLDLCDENGLNNLLNNIYEKYDRLDGVIHGAGLLEDKLFKQKTTSSFGRVFDTKVKPLRVLAEQLRPDCQFVVLFSSIASVYGNKGQTDYAAANSVLDDYANALNKKLKGKVISINWGPWKGAGMVSPTLETEYERRGISLIPLDQGKEMFLNEIKYGTESQVLIMSGNNW